From Bradyrhizobium symbiodeficiens, the proteins below share one genomic window:
- a CDS encoding NUDIX hydrolase: MAETSASRPASTILLLRDGGKADGTGRGEIEVFMMVRHHQIEFNSGALVFPGGSVDAGDNEIVARTDLYSGGEGLSEADRGFRIAAIRETFEESGILLARAKGTGTPVDAKRAGELADGHRIALNEHKISFLKILDDNGLQLALDTLVPYAHWITPEGMPKRFDTWFFLAAAPPDQLGAHDGRESTDSIWVSPREAVEGGESGRFKLPFPTTRNLIRLAKQGSVGAALDHAKGLSIVTVMPVMTKTETGRQLRIPREAGYDGEVFEVGAVG, encoded by the coding sequence ATGGCCGAGACATCAGCATCACGCCCGGCCTCGACGATCCTCCTGCTGCGCGACGGCGGGAAGGCCGACGGCACGGGCCGCGGCGAGATTGAGGTCTTCATGATGGTCCGCCATCATCAGATCGAGTTCAACTCGGGCGCGCTGGTGTTTCCCGGCGGCAGCGTCGACGCCGGCGACAACGAGATCGTCGCGCGCACCGATCTCTATTCGGGCGGCGAGGGTCTGAGCGAAGCGGATCGTGGTTTTCGCATCGCCGCGATTCGCGAGACCTTTGAGGAGAGCGGCATCCTGCTGGCGCGCGCGAAGGGGACCGGCACGCCTGTTGATGCCAAGCGTGCCGGCGAGCTTGCAGATGGCCATCGCATCGCGCTCAACGAGCACAAGATCAGCTTCCTGAAAATTCTCGATGACAACGGCCTCCAGCTCGCGCTCGACACGCTCGTTCCCTACGCGCACTGGATCACGCCGGAGGGCATGCCCAAGCGGTTCGATACCTGGTTCTTCCTCGCCGCGGCGCCGCCGGATCAACTCGGCGCCCATGACGGCCGGGAGTCCACCGACTCGATCTGGGTCTCGCCGCGCGAGGCCGTGGAGGGCGGCGAGAGCGGCCGCTTCAAATTGCCGTTCCCGACCACGCGCAATCTGATCCGCCTCGCCAAGCAGGGCAGCGTGGGCGCCGCGCTGGACCATGCCAAGGGCCTATCGATCGTCACGGTGATGCCCGTCATGACCAAGACCGAAACCGGCCGCCAGCTGCGCATCCCCCGCGAGGCCGGCTATGACGGCGAGGTGTTCGAGGTCGGGGCGGTGGGCTAA
- a CDS encoding DMT family transporter — protein MDTRQDTNIAAELALLVALATLWGGSYTFIKLGVATIPPITLIAARTTIAGLLLLVVMWARGIRMPTDAATWQRFAFQAVLNSVIPWTLIAWGERHVDAALATILNSAGPIFTFLLTAVVTRHETTTSRKLLGVVAGMAGILLIVGVDAFHDIGSGLLAEAAIVAATICYACAAIFGRSFKGLDPMAPAAGSLLAGAAVLIPASLVVEQPWTLSPSQSSALALLALAVFSTAAAFAIYFRLIQTLGSVGTTAQAYLRVPIGVAISVAFLGESLSRTAWIGLACVVFGVAAMTIPARRQASVKPS, from the coding sequence ATGGACACAAGGCAGGACACCAACATCGCCGCCGAGCTCGCGCTCCTCGTCGCCCTCGCAACGCTCTGGGGCGGCTCGTACACCTTCATCAAGCTCGGCGTCGCCACCATTCCGCCGATCACGCTGATCGCGGCGCGGACTACGATCGCGGGCCTCCTGTTGCTCGTCGTGATGTGGGCGCGCGGCATCAGGATGCCCACGGACGCGGCGACCTGGCAGCGCTTCGCCTTCCAGGCCGTGCTCAACAGCGTCATCCCCTGGACGCTGATCGCCTGGGGCGAGCGCCATGTTGACGCCGCGCTCGCCACCATCCTCAACTCGGCCGGCCCGATCTTCACCTTCCTGCTCACGGCCGTGGTGACGCGTCACGAGACGACCACATCGCGAAAGCTGTTGGGCGTGGTTGCCGGCATGGCCGGCATCCTGCTGATCGTCGGCGTCGATGCCTTCCACGACATCGGTAGCGGCCTCCTTGCGGAGGCGGCCATCGTCGCCGCCACGATCTGCTATGCCTGCGCCGCGATCTTCGGCCGCAGTTTCAAAGGCCTCGATCCCATGGCGCCCGCTGCCGGCTCGCTGCTGGCGGGCGCCGCAGTCCTGATCCCGGCCTCGCTCGTGGTCGAGCAGCCCTGGACGCTGTCGCCGTCGCAAAGTTCAGCGCTGGCATTGCTCGCGCTCGCCGTATTCTCGACGGCCGCGGCATTCGCGATCTACTTCCGCCTGATCCAGACCCTGGGGTCGGTCGGCACCACTGCGCAGGCCTATCTGCGGGTGCCGATCGGGGTCGCCATCAGCGTCGCCTTCCTCGGCGAGAGCCTGAGCCGGACCGCCTGGATCGGGCTTGCCTGCGTCGTCTTCGGCGTCGCCGCCATGACGATCCCGGCCCGGAGGCAGGCGAGCGTCAAACCGTCATAG